The genomic window CTGCCAACTCGGTTACAAGAAAGCTTGATATTATCGGCAAAAAGCGGTACTACAGGGATTTTTTTATTTGCTTGTGTGGTGCTAATTGGTTTAGATTTTGGGTTGCTAATGTTGGCAATTTCCAGGTTTAAGCGATCGCGTTTAATTTTAGATTAATTACTTTTAACCTGACGAGGTAAGGTAATTGTAAAACTTGAACCTTGATTAGGCTTACTGTCTACACTAATTTGTCCCCCCATCAACGCCACCAAGCGATCGCATATAGCTAATCCTAAGCCTGTACCGCCATGTTGGCGGGTAATAGTTTGGTTTAGTTGGTGAAATTCTGCAAAAATATGTTTAATATCTTCGGGCGCGATTCCAATACCTGTATCGCTAATCGAAATCGCTATTTTGTTTGTTGGCAATTCCCAGGCTTTTATTTTTACGCCGCCAATCTCAGTAAATTTAATAGCATTAGATAGTAAGTTAACTAATACTTGACGTAAGAAGTCGCTATCATTGACCATTATCGCATTATTTAAGCTTAAACTTACTTCAAACCCTAAACCTTTTTGCTTAATTAAAGAACAATATTGTCTTTTAATATCATTAATTATTTCAGCTAAGTTAAACTCTTGCGGCACAATTTCCAAACTATTTGACTCAATTTTGGCAGCTTGCAGAATATCTTCAATTAACTTTAATAAATGCTTGCCATTATTAAAAATTATTTCCACCATATTTTCTTGACTTTTGGCAAGAGGTGGGCATTTTTGACGTAGTAACAATTGAGAAAAACCAACAATTGCATTCATTGGCGTGCGTAATTCGTGAGACATAATTGCTAAAAAATGAGATTTTAACCGCGCAGTTTCTTGTAATTGTAAATTCTGCAACTGAGTTTGACGCAGGGTTTCTTCAGCAAGCTTTCGCGCAGTAATCTCACGCATTAGCCAACGCAAGCTCTTTGCTCTACCTTGATTATCGCGGTTAATTGCTACAGTTATTCCTACATCAATAGTTGCAGCACGGCGTGGACAAATACTTACTTCCCATTCTGTCAATTTATCGGTATGATGCAATTGATTTAACTGAGTACGAAAAGCTTTGCGTTGTTCTAGTTGAACATAATTAGTTAGCGGTTTGCTAATTAAATAATCTTGAGGAGCATTTAGTAACTTCGCCGCCGCGTGGTTAATTTCTCGGATAAGTCCTGCACAATCTGTTACTAAATAGCCGTCAGGAGCAAACTCAAACAAGTCTTGATAGCGCTGACGTTCGGATTGAATTTGCATACTTGCGATCGCTAGTTGCTCGTTTTGCCTCCTCATTTCTTCTTCAGCTACGCGCAGTTCTTCTAACGCCGTTTCTAGTTCTGCTAAAGCTTGGGGGATTAGTTGTTGTGGCTGGCTAGAGGATGTACTAGCTTGATTTTGCAGTTTTGCAGCGCGATCGCGTACTGCATCGATCTTTTGGACAAAATTCTGCATTTAGTTTCCCCAGTCCTCAATTACTTTTACCACTTTTATTAATAAATATAAATTCTATTATGGAAAACTAGCGTTATATGCTGTATCAAATAGCGTTAATCTTGCAAATACTAATTTAATAGTAAGATATCTAATTTCTTATTTAATCAGCTTTAAGAGTTAGATGTTATTTATTACTTGTGACAGAATTAAAATCTATGATATTTCTAACCTTCGAGAGTACCTACTTCTTCTGTTGAAATAATCACACCGCGACTTTCCGCCAATTTACTTGTCAAAGAAGTGCAGGTAACTTTACATTGAATGGCTCTACTTCGACGATTAACGGCGGCTACACTCATTTCTGTAATGCTCACTTCTCCAGTTATACAGTTACGAATTGGCTGTCGCAACTGCTCAACAGGTAAACCAATGTCTAAATTCATAAAGTGCTGTCCTAATACTTCTTCACTCCGCAACCCCCACAATTCTTCGTTTTTTTTGTTCCAAATTTGGACAACTAACTCTCGATTTAAAACAGCTACACCACCTTGCAAGCTATTAAAAATTGCTTCTAAAAAGCCATTTGCCTGATTTAGTTCTTCGCTACGCAAACGTAATTCGGAGTTGATAGATTGCAGTTCTTCGTTGGAAGATTGCAATTCTTCGTTCATTGTTTCTAATTCTTCATTTGTAGATTGCAATTCTTCGTTAGTTGTTTCTAATTCTTCGTTGGAAGATTGCAATTCTTCATTAGTTGTCTCTAATTCTTCATTAGTAGACTGCAATTCTTCGTAAGCCATCTCCAACTCTTGGTTGGCGTGTTCAATTTCTTCTTGCAGCTTTTTATAACGGCTAACTTCCGTAAAACCAATACTGACACCAAGTAAATTTTTATTGGAGTCGTAAAGGGGGGTAATTTGCACGTCAAAGTAATGAAAATCGCCACTAGCAATAGTCCAACCAATATTTGTCAGATAAATTGAACGATGGGTATTAATAACTTGGTCGATGGGCGATCGCAATTCTACGGGACGGTAGGAAACTTCCAAGTCTTGCAAGGGGCGGTTAATATCTTGAGAGTTGAGATTAAATAACAGTCGCGCCTGGTCGTTGGCTAGAATCAACAATCCCTTAATATCTACAACTATTTGAGCAATGGAGCTAATATCAAAAGCAGCATCTCGTAAGAGGTTGTTATTAACTGGGTAGTCGTTTTCTCGCTCTTTGCTATAATTGCTGCCCAACAAATAATCCTTCCTATTTTCTCGATTGATTTTGGCAAATATACGCCGTTTTAAGTCTATGGGAGCAAAAGAATTACTATGACTGAGCAATAGCTCGGCTTTACCTAATAATAAAAAACTGCTGGTATTTAGTGCAAAGTGAAACCGGGAGATGATTTTTGCCTGAGTTTCGGCGTTGAAATACATTAATGTGTTGCGACAAGACAATAAATCAATCCGAGAAATCGGCGGATCTTGTAGCAAGTCGTGACGACCGAAAATTACGGAGCGGCGTAAATTTTGGCAAAAGGTGTAATTTCCATTAGTTTGCTTAAAGTACCGCTCTAATAGGGATTCGGGGATACCTTCTACTTCTTTGGTGCTGTAGGTAGCAAGGCGTGCTTGATTGAGTGCGGCTTCGTCTACATTGGTCGCGTAAATTTTTACTTTTTTATGGAAATCCTCAACGCCGATAACTTCGGCTAGTACCATTGCTAGGGTATAGGCTTCTTGTCCTGACGCACAGCCTGCGCTCCATACACGGATGCGATCGCGCGCGAAGTCTTTATGCGCCACAATTTGGGGGACAATTTCTGTTTGTATATAATCCCAAACGGCGCGATCGCGGAAAAATGCGGTGACATTAATTAAAATTGTGTCGAAAAGGTGTAAAAATTCTTCGGGATCTACCTCTAAATAATCGGTGTAGTCTCCATAGGTTTCTATTTCCGCTA from Synechocystis sp. PCC 7509 includes these protein-coding regions:
- a CDS encoding PAS domain-containing sensor histidine kinase, which produces MQNFVQKIDAVRDRAAKLQNQASTSSSQPQQLIPQALAELETALEELRVAEEEMRRQNEQLAIASMQIQSERQRYQDLFEFAPDGYLVTDCAGLIREINHAAAKLLNAPQDYLISKPLTNYVQLEQRKAFRTQLNQLHHTDKLTEWEVSICPRRAATIDVGITVAINRDNQGRAKSLRWLMREITARKLAEETLRQTQLQNLQLQETARLKSHFLAIMSHELRTPMNAIVGFSQLLLRQKCPPLAKSQENMVEIIFNNGKHLLKLIEDILQAAKIESNSLEIVPQEFNLAEIINDIKRQYCSLIKQKGLGFEVSLSLNNAIMVNDSDFLRQVLVNLLSNAIKFTEIGGVKIKAWELPTNKIAISISDTGIGIAPEDIKHIFAEFHQLNQTITRQHGGTGLGLAICDRLVALMGGQISVDSKPNQGSSFTITLPRQVKSN
- a CDS encoding CheR family methyltransferase, yielding MNTPESNPEFEELLDYIKHNRGFDFTGYKRPSLMRRVQIRMQIAEIETYGDYTDYLEVDPEEFLHLFDTILINVTAFFRDRAVWDYIQTEIVPQIVAHKDFARDRIRVWSAGCASGQEAYTLAMVLAEVIGVEDFHKKVKIYATNVDEAALNQARLATYSTKEVEGIPESLLERYFKQTNGNYTFCQNLRRSVIFGRHDLLQDPPISRIDLLSCRNTLMYFNAETQAKIISRFHFALNTSSFLLLGKAELLLSHSNSFAPIDLKRRIFAKINRENRKDYLLGSNYSKERENDYPVNNNLLRDAAFDISSIAQIVVDIKGLLILANDQARLLFNLNSQDINRPLQDLEVSYRPVELRSPIDQVINTHRSIYLTNIGWTIASGDFHYFDVQITPLYDSNKNLLGVSIGFTEVSRYKKLQEEIEHANQELEMAYEELQSTNEELETTNEELQSSNEELETTNEELQSTNEELETMNEELQSSNEELQSINSELRLRSEELNQANGFLEAIFNSLQGGVAVLNRELVVQIWNKKNEELWGLRSEEVLGQHFMNLDIGLPVEQLRQPIRNCITGEVSITEMSVAAVNRRSRAIQCKVTCTSLTSKLAESRGVIISTEEVGTLEG